The following proteins are co-located in the Pan troglodytes isolate AG18354 chromosome 5, NHGRI_mPanTro3-v2.0_pri, whole genome shotgun sequence genome:
- the LOC462679 gene encoding adenylate cyclase type 10 isoform X18 gives MLGTRGATLHRCFGNPLYCEVLCQDLLSNDMLLFHVLQKEEEENSKWETLSANAMKSIMYSISPANSEEGQELYVCTVKDDVNLDTVLLPPFLKEIAVSQLDQLSPEEQLLVKCAAIIGHSFHIDLLQHLLPGWDKNKLLQVLRALVGIHVLCWSDKSQELPAEPILMPSSIDIIDGTKEKKTKLDGGSASLLRLQEELSLPQTEVLEFGVPLLRAAAWELWPKEQQIALHLECACFLQVLACRCGSCHGGDFVPFHHFAVCSTKNSKGTSRFCTYRDTGSVLTQVITEKLQLPSPQDSFQFQTKPSRTQEAFSSECCRTEEEFLDQVKRKLAQTSPEKDLLTTKPCHCKDILKLVLLPLTQHCLVLEETTCAFYYLLEAAAACLDLSDNYMVCFNMGRITLAKKLARKALRLLKRNFPWTWFGVLFQTFLEKYWHSCTLSQPPNDPSENKKNLAVLQQQVHCLSLLWQLYNREATASSYRFACLATLMQKNSADEFANEAQVVSTYVELSQFSQSVGIKDKWLHCEQMAIQKSSLCWFSREGLLATAQLMQALAYTKLCLGHLDFSIKLGLLCRPFSKCLRFVQVYEHSRVLTSQSNVMLGVHSSLAMWFAQESQWDLFEHYFSKACQLVKRTNASLFGAHGFVRFLECHVLMLQKMPEGIFMHIPLELRSQTLEYFKEFFSQCVTCPVYHQWVSELKASVMRCEKRELMSLTNSIRPFHTCLTRIWIKGEFLQENNS, from the exons CTACCCTTCACAGGTGCTTTGGAAACCCACTTTATTGTGAGGTCCTATGCCAGGACCTTCTCTCTAACGACATGTTGCTCTTTCATGTCCtacaaaaggaggaagaggaaaacagCAAGTGGGAAACCCTCTCAG CCAATGCCATGAAATCCATAATGTATAGTATTTCTCCTGCCAACTCTGAGGAAGGCCAGGAACTTTATGTCTGCACAGTCAAGGATGATGTGAACTTGGATACAGTACTTCTCCCACCCTTTTTGAAAG AAATAGCAGTAAGCCAActggatcaactgagcccagagGAACAGTTGCTGGTCAAGTGTGCTGCAATCATTGGTCACTCCTTCCATATAGATTTGCTGCAGCACCTCCTGCCTGGCTGGGATAAAAATAAGCTACTTCAGGTCTTGAGAGCTCTTGTGGGTATACATGTGCTCTGCTGGTCTGACAAGAGCCAAGAGCTTCCTGCTGAGCCCATATTAATGCCTTCCTCTATCGACATCATTGATGGAACCAAAGAGAAGAAGACAAAGTTAG ATGGTGGTTCAGCCTCTCTTCTCAGGCTACAAGAAGAATTATCCCTACCACAAACTGAGGTGTTGGAATTTGGAGTGCCTCTGCTACGGGCAGCTGCTTGGGAGCTCTGGCCCAAGGAACAACAGATAGCTCTGCACCTTGAATGTGCCTGCTTTCTCCAAGTTTTGGCCTGCCGCTGTGGGAGCTGCCATGGAGGAGACTTTGTCCCCTTTCATCATTTTGCAGTTTGTTCTACTAAGAATTCCAAGGGGACCTCTCGATTCTGTACTTACAGAGATACTGGCTCAGTGCTAACACAAGTGATCACAGAAAAATTGCAGCTGCCTTCTCCCCAag ATAGTTTTCAGTTCCAGACAAAGCCATCCAGAACTCAGGAGGCCTTCTCAAGTGAATGCTGCAG AACAGAGGAAGAGTTCCTAGATCAAGTGAAGAGGAAGCTGGCTCAGACCAGCCCTGAGAAAGACCTGTTGACCACAAAGCCTTGTCACTGTAAGGATATCCTGAAGTTAGTGCTCTTACCCCTCACCCAGCATTGCTTGGTCCTTGAAGAAACCACCTGTGCATTTTATTACCTGCTGGAGGCTGCGGCTGCCTGCTTGGACCTGTCAGATAATTATATG GTCTGTTTCAACATGGGACGTATCACTTTAGCCAAAAAATTGGCTAGGAAAGCCCTTCGACTGCTGAAAAGGAATTTCCCTTGGACCTGGTTTGGTGTCCTTTTCCAGACATTCCTGGAAAAGTATTGGCATTCCTGTACCCTGAGCCAACCTCCAAACGACCCTAGTGAGAA TAAGAAGAATTTGGCAGTCCTGCAGCAGCAGGTGCATTGCCTCTCCCTACTCTGGCAGCTCTATAACCGGGAGGCCACAGCCAGTAGCTACAGGTTTGCCTGCCTGGCTACTCTTATGCAGAAGAATTCAGCTGATGAGTTTGCAAATGAAGCCCAG GTTGTCTCTACCTATGTGGAGCTCTCTCAGTTCTCCCAGAGCGTGGGCATCAAGGACAAGTGGCTGCACTGTGAGCAGATGGCCATTCAGAAAAGCAGTTTATGTTGGTTCTCCAGGGAGGGGTTGTTGGCCACAGCTCAGCTCATGCAGGCCCTGGCCTACACCAAGCTCTGCCTTGGTCATCTTGACTTCTCCATCAAGCTGG GATTGCTGTGTCGGCCCTTTAGTAAGTGTCTGCGTTTCGTTCAAGTCTACGAGCACAGCCGTGTTCTAACCTCTCAGAGCAATGTcatgctgggggtccactcctcCCTGGCCATGTG GTTTGCCCAGGAATCACAGTGGGACCTGTTTGAGCACTATTTCTCCAAGGCTTGCCAGTTGGTGAAAAGAACCAATGCCTCGCTATTTGGTGCACATGGCTTTGTCCGATTCCTAGAATGCCATGTGTTAATGTTACAGAAAATGCCAGAGGGTATCTTCATGCATATTCCTCTAGAGCTTCGCAGCCAAACCCTTGAG tACTTTAAGGAGTTCTTCTCTCAATGTGTGACCTGCCCTGTCTATCACCAGTGGGTATCTGAGCTTAAGGCCTCTGTAATGAGATGTGAAAAGAGAGAATTAATGTCCCTGACTAACAGCATCAGACCTTTTCACACCTGCTTGACCAGGATTTGGATAAAAGGAGAATTTCTGCAGGAAAATAACTCTTAG
- the LOC462679 gene encoding adenylate cyclase type 10 isoform X14 — MDAASWEFLETLLSTTLHRCFGNPLYCEVLCQDLLSNDMLLFHVLQKEEEENSKWETLSANAMKSIMYSISPANSEEGQELYVCTVKDDVNLDTVLLPPFLKEIAVSQLDQLSPEEQLLVKCAAIIGHSFHIDLLQHLLPGWDKNKLLQVLRALVGIHVLCWSDKSQELPAEPILMPSSIDIIDGTKEKKTKLDGGSASLLRLQEELSLPQTEVLEFGVPLLRAAAWELWPKEQQIALHLECACFLQVLACRCGSCHGGDFVPFHHFAVCSTKNSKGTSRFCTYRDTGSVLTQVITEKLQLPSPQDSFQFQTKPSRTQEAFSSECCRTEEEFLDQVKRKLAQTSPEKDLLTTKPCHCKDILKLVLLPLTQHCLVLEETTCAFYYLLEAAAACLDLSDNYMVCFNMGRITLAKKLARKALRLLKRNFPWTWFGVLFQTFLEKYWHSCTLSQPPNDPSENKKNLAVLQQQVHCLSLLWQLYNREATASSYRFACLATLMQKNSADEFANEAQVVSTYVELSQFSQSVGIKDKWLHCEQMAIQKSSLCWFSREGLLATAQLMQALAYTKLCLGHLDFSIKLGLLCRPFSKCLRFVQVYEHSRVLTSQSNVMLGVHSSLAMWFAQESQWDLFEHYFSKACQLVKRTNASLFGAHGFVRFLECHVLMLQKMPEGIFMHIPLELRSQTLEYFKEFFSQCVTCPVYHQWVSELKASVMRCEKRELMSLTNSIRPFHTCLTRIWIKGEFLQENNS, encoded by the exons CTACCCTTCACAGGTGCTTTGGAAACCCACTTTATTGTGAGGTCCTATGCCAGGACCTTCTCTCTAACGACATGTTGCTCTTTCATGTCCtacaaaaggaggaagaggaaaacagCAAGTGGGAAACCCTCTCAG CCAATGCCATGAAATCCATAATGTATAGTATTTCTCCTGCCAACTCTGAGGAAGGCCAGGAACTTTATGTCTGCACAGTCAAGGATGATGTGAACTTGGATACAGTACTTCTCCCACCCTTTTTGAAAG AAATAGCAGTAAGCCAActggatcaactgagcccagagGAACAGTTGCTGGTCAAGTGTGCTGCAATCATTGGTCACTCCTTCCATATAGATTTGCTGCAGCACCTCCTGCCTGGCTGGGATAAAAATAAGCTACTTCAGGTCTTGAGAGCTCTTGTGGGTATACATGTGCTCTGCTGGTCTGACAAGAGCCAAGAGCTTCCTGCTGAGCCCATATTAATGCCTTCCTCTATCGACATCATTGATGGAACCAAAGAGAAGAAGACAAAGTTAG ATGGTGGTTCAGCCTCTCTTCTCAGGCTACAAGAAGAATTATCCCTACCACAAACTGAGGTGTTGGAATTTGGAGTGCCTCTGCTACGGGCAGCTGCTTGGGAGCTCTGGCCCAAGGAACAACAGATAGCTCTGCACCTTGAATGTGCCTGCTTTCTCCAAGTTTTGGCCTGCCGCTGTGGGAGCTGCCATGGAGGAGACTTTGTCCCCTTTCATCATTTTGCAGTTTGTTCTACTAAGAATTCCAAGGGGACCTCTCGATTCTGTACTTACAGAGATACTGGCTCAGTGCTAACACAAGTGATCACAGAAAAATTGCAGCTGCCTTCTCCCCAag ATAGTTTTCAGTTCCAGACAAAGCCATCCAGAACTCAGGAGGCCTTCTCAAGTGAATGCTGCAG AACAGAGGAAGAGTTCCTAGATCAAGTGAAGAGGAAGCTGGCTCAGACCAGCCCTGAGAAAGACCTGTTGACCACAAAGCCTTGTCACTGTAAGGATATCCTGAAGTTAGTGCTCTTACCCCTCACCCAGCATTGCTTGGTCCTTGAAGAAACCACCTGTGCATTTTATTACCTGCTGGAGGCTGCGGCTGCCTGCTTGGACCTGTCAGATAATTATATG GTCTGTTTCAACATGGGACGTATCACTTTAGCCAAAAAATTGGCTAGGAAAGCCCTTCGACTGCTGAAAAGGAATTTCCCTTGGACCTGGTTTGGTGTCCTTTTCCAGACATTCCTGGAAAAGTATTGGCATTCCTGTACCCTGAGCCAACCTCCAAACGACCCTAGTGAGAA TAAGAAGAATTTGGCAGTCCTGCAGCAGCAGGTGCATTGCCTCTCCCTACTCTGGCAGCTCTATAACCGGGAGGCCACAGCCAGTAGCTACAGGTTTGCCTGCCTGGCTACTCTTATGCAGAAGAATTCAGCTGATGAGTTTGCAAATGAAGCCCAG GTTGTCTCTACCTATGTGGAGCTCTCTCAGTTCTCCCAGAGCGTGGGCATCAAGGACAAGTGGCTGCACTGTGAGCAGATGGCCATTCAGAAAAGCAGTTTATGTTGGTTCTCCAGGGAGGGGTTGTTGGCCACAGCTCAGCTCATGCAGGCCCTGGCCTACACCAAGCTCTGCCTTGGTCATCTTGACTTCTCCATCAAGCTGG GATTGCTGTGTCGGCCCTTTAGTAAGTGTCTGCGTTTCGTTCAAGTCTACGAGCACAGCCGTGTTCTAACCTCTCAGAGCAATGTcatgctgggggtccactcctcCCTGGCCATGTG GTTTGCCCAGGAATCACAGTGGGACCTGTTTGAGCACTATTTCTCCAAGGCTTGCCAGTTGGTGAAAAGAACCAATGCCTCGCTATTTGGTGCACATGGCTTTGTCCGATTCCTAGAATGCCATGTGTTAATGTTACAGAAAATGCCAGAGGGTATCTTCATGCATATTCCTCTAGAGCTTCGCAGCCAAACCCTTGAG tACTTTAAGGAGTTCTTCTCTCAATGTGTGACCTGCCCTGTCTATCACCAGTGGGTATCTGAGCTTAAGGCCTCTGTAATGAGATGTGAAAAGAGAGAATTAATGTCCCTGACTAACAGCATCAGACCTTTTCACACCTGCTTGACCAGGATTTGGATAAAAGGAGAATTTCTGCAGGAAAATAACTCTTAG
- the LOC462679 gene encoding adenylate cyclase type 10 isoform X7, with the protein MDAASWEFLETLLSSMPIIMVMTLTPIFTLCGWAEQFLQSPQAILMPVSKLATTSLLRMACWELGVLPFTGALETHFIVRSYARTFSLTTCCSFMSYKRRKRKTASGKPSQVSLASQSSTLVQLLKFVLQRDITWPLRANAMKSIMYSISPANSEEGQELYVCTVKDDVNLDTVLLPPFLKEIAVSQLDQLSPEEQLLVKCAAIIGHSFHIDLLQHLLPGWDKNKLLQVLRALVGIHVLCWSDKSQELPAEPILMPSSIDIIDGTKEKKTKLDGGSASLLRLQEELSLPQTEVLEFGVPLLRAAAWELWPKEQQIALHLECACFLQVLACRCGSCHGGDFVPFHHFAVCSTKNSKGTSRFCTYRDTGSVLTQVITEKLQLPSPQDSFQFQTKPSRTQEAFSSECCRTEEEFLDQVKRKLAQTSPEKDLLTTKPCHCKDILKLVLLPLTQHCLVLEETTCAFYYLLEAAAACLDLSDNYMAFFYLRKASSLLGQPSAFSFLKKQKVKICQFEEATFCRLLSEVCFNMGRITLAKKLARKALRLLKRNFPWTWFGVLFQTFLEKYWHSCTLSQPPNDPSENKKNLAVLQQQVHCLSLLWQLYNREATASSYRFACLATLMQKNSADEFANEAQVVSTYVELSQFSQSVGIKDKWLHCEQMAIQKSSLCWFSREGLLATAQLMQALAYTKLCLGHLDFSIKLGLLCRPFSKCLRFVQVYEHSRVLTSQSNVMLGVHSSLAMWFAQESQWDLFEHYFSKACQLVKRTNASLFGAHGFVRFLECHVLMLQKMPEGIFMHIPLELRSQTLEYFKEFFSQCVTCPVYHQWVSELKASVMRCEKRELMSLTNSIRPFHTCLTRIWIKGEFLQENNS; encoded by the exons CTACCCTTCACAGGTGCTTTGGAAACCCACTTTATTGTGAGGTCCTATGCCAGGACCTTCTCTCTAACGACATGTTGCTCTTTCATGTCCtacaaaaggaggaagaggaaaacagCAAGTGGGAAACCCTCTCAGGTAAGCTTAGCTTCCCAGAGTTCTACCCTGGTCCAGCTGCTGAAGTTCGTTCTCCAACGTGACATTACTTGGCCTTTACGAG CCAATGCCATGAAATCCATAATGTATAGTATTTCTCCTGCCAACTCTGAGGAAGGCCAGGAACTTTATGTCTGCACAGTCAAGGATGATGTGAACTTGGATACAGTACTTCTCCCACCCTTTTTGAAAG AAATAGCAGTAAGCCAActggatcaactgagcccagagGAACAGTTGCTGGTCAAGTGTGCTGCAATCATTGGTCACTCCTTCCATATAGATTTGCTGCAGCACCTCCTGCCTGGCTGGGATAAAAATAAGCTACTTCAGGTCTTGAGAGCTCTTGTGGGTATACATGTGCTCTGCTGGTCTGACAAGAGCCAAGAGCTTCCTGCTGAGCCCATATTAATGCCTTCCTCTATCGACATCATTGATGGAACCAAAGAGAAGAAGACAAAGTTAG ATGGTGGTTCAGCCTCTCTTCTCAGGCTACAAGAAGAATTATCCCTACCACAAACTGAGGTGTTGGAATTTGGAGTGCCTCTGCTACGGGCAGCTGCTTGGGAGCTCTGGCCCAAGGAACAACAGATAGCTCTGCACCTTGAATGTGCCTGCTTTCTCCAAGTTTTGGCCTGCCGCTGTGGGAGCTGCCATGGAGGAGACTTTGTCCCCTTTCATCATTTTGCAGTTTGTTCTACTAAGAATTCCAAGGGGACCTCTCGATTCTGTACTTACAGAGATACTGGCTCAGTGCTAACACAAGTGATCACAGAAAAATTGCAGCTGCCTTCTCCCCAag ATAGTTTTCAGTTCCAGACAAAGCCATCCAGAACTCAGGAGGCCTTCTCAAGTGAATGCTGCAG AACAGAGGAAGAGTTCCTAGATCAAGTGAAGAGGAAGCTGGCTCAGACCAGCCCTGAGAAAGACCTGTTGACCACAAAGCCTTGTCACTGTAAGGATATCCTGAAGTTAGTGCTCTTACCCCTCACCCAGCATTGCTTGGTCCTTGAAGAAACCACCTGTGCATTTTATTACCTGCTGGAGGCTGCGGCTGCCTGCTTGGACCTGTCAGATAATTATATG GCCTTCTTTTATTTGAGGAAGGCAAGCAGTCTTCTGGGCCAACCCtcagcattttcatttttgaaaaaacagAAGGTGAAGATCTGTCAGTTTGAGGAGGCCACTTTCTGCCGTCTTCTGTCAGAG GTCTGTTTCAACATGGGACGTATCACTTTAGCCAAAAAATTGGCTAGGAAAGCCCTTCGACTGCTGAAAAGGAATTTCCCTTGGACCTGGTTTGGTGTCCTTTTCCAGACATTCCTGGAAAAGTATTGGCATTCCTGTACCCTGAGCCAACCTCCAAACGACCCTAGTGAGAA TAAGAAGAATTTGGCAGTCCTGCAGCAGCAGGTGCATTGCCTCTCCCTACTCTGGCAGCTCTATAACCGGGAGGCCACAGCCAGTAGCTACAGGTTTGCCTGCCTGGCTACTCTTATGCAGAAGAATTCAGCTGATGAGTTTGCAAATGAAGCCCAG GTTGTCTCTACCTATGTGGAGCTCTCTCAGTTCTCCCAGAGCGTGGGCATCAAGGACAAGTGGCTGCACTGTGAGCAGATGGCCATTCAGAAAAGCAGTTTATGTTGGTTCTCCAGGGAGGGGTTGTTGGCCACAGCTCAGCTCATGCAGGCCCTGGCCTACACCAAGCTCTGCCTTGGTCATCTTGACTTCTCCATCAAGCTGG GATTGCTGTGTCGGCCCTTTAGTAAGTGTCTGCGTTTCGTTCAAGTCTACGAGCACAGCCGTGTTCTAACCTCTCAGAGCAATGTcatgctgggggtccactcctcCCTGGCCATGTG GTTTGCCCAGGAATCACAGTGGGACCTGTTTGAGCACTATTTCTCCAAGGCTTGCCAGTTGGTGAAAAGAACCAATGCCTCGCTATTTGGTGCACATGGCTTTGTCCGATTCCTAGAATGCCATGTGTTAATGTTACAGAAAATGCCAGAGGGTATCTTCATGCATATTCCTCTAGAGCTTCGCAGCCAAACCCTTGAG tACTTTAAGGAGTTCTTCTCTCAATGTGTGACCTGCCCTGTCTATCACCAGTGGGTATCTGAGCTTAAGGCCTCTGTAATGAGATGTGAAAAGAGAGAATTAATGTCCCTGACTAACAGCATCAGACCTTTTCACACCTGCTTGACCAGGATTTGGATAAAAGGAGAATTTCTGCAGGAAAATAACTCTTAG
- the LOC462679 gene encoding adenylate cyclase type 10 isoform X11 yields the protein MLGTRGATLHRCFGNPLYCEVLCQDLLSNDMLLFHVLQKEEEENSKWETLSANAMKSIMYSISPANSEEGQELYVCTVKDDVNLDTVLLPPFLKEIAVSQLDQLSPEEQLLVKCAAIIGHSFHIDLLQHLLPGWDKNKLLQVLRALVGIHVLCWSDKSQELPAEPILMPSSIDIIDGTKEKKTKLDGGSASLLRLQEELSLPQTEVLEFGVPLLRAAAWELWPKEQQIALHLECACFLQVLACRCGSCHGGDFVPFHHFAVCSTKNSKGTSRFCTYRDTGSVLTQVITEKLQLPSPQDSFQFQTKPSRTQEAFSSECCRTEEEFLDQVKRKLAQTSPEKDLLTTKPCHCKDILKLVLLPLTQHCLVLEETTCAFYYLLEAAAACLDLSDNYMAFFYLRKASSLLGQPSAFSFLKKQKVKICQFEEATFCRLLSEVCFNMGRITLAKKLARKALRLLKRNFPWTWFGVLFQTFLEKYWHSCTLSQPPNDPSENKKNLAVLQQQVHCLSLLWQLYNREATASSYRFACLATLMQKNSADEFANEAQVVSTYVELSQFSQSVGIKDKWLHCEQMAIQKSSLCWFSREGLLATAQLMQALAYTKLCLGHLDFSIKLGLLCRPFSKCLRFVQVYEHSRVLTSQSNVMLGVHSSLAMWFAQESQWDLFEHYFSKACQLVKRTNASLFGAHGFVRFLECHVLMLQKMPEGIFMHIPLELRSQTLEYFKEFFSQCVTCPVYHQWVSELKASVMRCEKRELMSLTNSIRPFHTCLTRIWIKGEFLQENNS from the exons CTACCCTTCACAGGTGCTTTGGAAACCCACTTTATTGTGAGGTCCTATGCCAGGACCTTCTCTCTAACGACATGTTGCTCTTTCATGTCCtacaaaaggaggaagaggaaaacagCAAGTGGGAAACCCTCTCAG CCAATGCCATGAAATCCATAATGTATAGTATTTCTCCTGCCAACTCTGAGGAAGGCCAGGAACTTTATGTCTGCACAGTCAAGGATGATGTGAACTTGGATACAGTACTTCTCCCACCCTTTTTGAAAG AAATAGCAGTAAGCCAActggatcaactgagcccagagGAACAGTTGCTGGTCAAGTGTGCTGCAATCATTGGTCACTCCTTCCATATAGATTTGCTGCAGCACCTCCTGCCTGGCTGGGATAAAAATAAGCTACTTCAGGTCTTGAGAGCTCTTGTGGGTATACATGTGCTCTGCTGGTCTGACAAGAGCCAAGAGCTTCCTGCTGAGCCCATATTAATGCCTTCCTCTATCGACATCATTGATGGAACCAAAGAGAAGAAGACAAAGTTAG ATGGTGGTTCAGCCTCTCTTCTCAGGCTACAAGAAGAATTATCCCTACCACAAACTGAGGTGTTGGAATTTGGAGTGCCTCTGCTACGGGCAGCTGCTTGGGAGCTCTGGCCCAAGGAACAACAGATAGCTCTGCACCTTGAATGTGCCTGCTTTCTCCAAGTTTTGGCCTGCCGCTGTGGGAGCTGCCATGGAGGAGACTTTGTCCCCTTTCATCATTTTGCAGTTTGTTCTACTAAGAATTCCAAGGGGACCTCTCGATTCTGTACTTACAGAGATACTGGCTCAGTGCTAACACAAGTGATCACAGAAAAATTGCAGCTGCCTTCTCCCCAag ATAGTTTTCAGTTCCAGACAAAGCCATCCAGAACTCAGGAGGCCTTCTCAAGTGAATGCTGCAG AACAGAGGAAGAGTTCCTAGATCAAGTGAAGAGGAAGCTGGCTCAGACCAGCCCTGAGAAAGACCTGTTGACCACAAAGCCTTGTCACTGTAAGGATATCCTGAAGTTAGTGCTCTTACCCCTCACCCAGCATTGCTTGGTCCTTGAAGAAACCACCTGTGCATTTTATTACCTGCTGGAGGCTGCGGCTGCCTGCTTGGACCTGTCAGATAATTATATG GCCTTCTTTTATTTGAGGAAGGCAAGCAGTCTTCTGGGCCAACCCtcagcattttcatttttgaaaaaacagAAGGTGAAGATCTGTCAGTTTGAGGAGGCCACTTTCTGCCGTCTTCTGTCAGAG GTCTGTTTCAACATGGGACGTATCACTTTAGCCAAAAAATTGGCTAGGAAAGCCCTTCGACTGCTGAAAAGGAATTTCCCTTGGACCTGGTTTGGTGTCCTTTTCCAGACATTCCTGGAAAAGTATTGGCATTCCTGTACCCTGAGCCAACCTCCAAACGACCCTAGTGAGAA TAAGAAGAATTTGGCAGTCCTGCAGCAGCAGGTGCATTGCCTCTCCCTACTCTGGCAGCTCTATAACCGGGAGGCCACAGCCAGTAGCTACAGGTTTGCCTGCCTGGCTACTCTTATGCAGAAGAATTCAGCTGATGAGTTTGCAAATGAAGCCCAG GTTGTCTCTACCTATGTGGAGCTCTCTCAGTTCTCCCAGAGCGTGGGCATCAAGGACAAGTGGCTGCACTGTGAGCAGATGGCCATTCAGAAAAGCAGTTTATGTTGGTTCTCCAGGGAGGGGTTGTTGGCCACAGCTCAGCTCATGCAGGCCCTGGCCTACACCAAGCTCTGCCTTGGTCATCTTGACTTCTCCATCAAGCTGG GATTGCTGTGTCGGCCCTTTAGTAAGTGTCTGCGTTTCGTTCAAGTCTACGAGCACAGCCGTGTTCTAACCTCTCAGAGCAATGTcatgctgggggtccactcctcCCTGGCCATGTG GTTTGCCCAGGAATCACAGTGGGACCTGTTTGAGCACTATTTCTCCAAGGCTTGCCAGTTGGTGAAAAGAACCAATGCCTCGCTATTTGGTGCACATGGCTTTGTCCGATTCCTAGAATGCCATGTGTTAATGTTACAGAAAATGCCAGAGGGTATCTTCATGCATATTCCTCTAGAGCTTCGCAGCCAAACCCTTGAG tACTTTAAGGAGTTCTTCTCTCAATGTGTGACCTGCCCTGTCTATCACCAGTGGGTATCTGAGCTTAAGGCCTCTGTAATGAGATGTGAAAAGAGAGAATTAATGTCCCTGACTAACAGCATCAGACCTTTTCACACCTGCTTGACCAGGATTTGGATAAAAGGAGAATTTCTGCAGGAAAATAACTCTTAG